In Manis javanica isolate MJ-LG chromosome 9, MJ_LKY, whole genome shotgun sequence, one DNA window encodes the following:
- the LOC108399208 gene encoding uncharacterized protein — protein MPTFSGQLSAHLNPSSVAAKPSWSLCTKPVPRASPSPRRRRRRRTPSSGSLEPPFPAPRSPLRPLPTSRGPFQTPWARGGCSVRKRGPRLGPGRRGSEPGGGGAPSTVSPATRRGRARRDAGSSRSTAGARRRWRREPRDRSITGSHGARAFSSLGAGASARHTSPGRKGPAPEPPRRAAGRALSAEGCEPRWSSSSTAGSSSPAAPAARTGGGRRRRRLLSRRRWWPDGLVQRLQPTPFKGTRVSRGIGRGGTNARAQEEEEGLPPARGGGGGGGGGGWGEGTRRTAGGKMASARAPRRRRHKARSGREGGARSGREGGEREVSRRKLPKAGGGAPRWWGGEFRPREQIRSACVSKESRSTIFY, from the exons ATGCCCACCTTCTCCGGACAACTCAGcgcccacctcaacccctcctcGGTCGCTGCAAAACCCTCTTGGTCGCTCTGCACGAAGCCAGTGCCGAGAGCGTCGCCTTcccctcgccgccgccgccgccggcgaACCCCGAGCTCAGGGTCGCTCGAACCTCCCTTCCCGGCCCCGCGGTCCCCGCTccgccctctccccacctcccgcGGACCCTTTCAAACCCCCTGGGCTCGCGGCGGCTGCTCCGTGCGGAAACGCGGGCCGCGGCTGGGGCCGGGGCGGCGAGGCTCGGAGCCGGGCGGCGGCGGGGCGCCCAGTACGGTGAGCCCAGCAACGAGGCGCGGGCGGGCGCGCAGAGACGCCGGGTCCTCGCGGAGCACGGCCGGGgcgcggcggcggtggcggcgggaGCCCAGGGACCGCTCCATCACTGGCAGCCATGGAGCCCGAGCATTTTCCTCCCTCGGGGCAGGCGCCTCGGCTCGGCACACGTCCCCGGGGAGGAAGGGGCCGGCGCCCGAGCCTCCCCGGAGGGCGGCGGGACGCGCGCTCAGCGCGGAGGGGTGCGAGCCGCGCTGGTCCTCCTCCTCCACAGCCGGCTCGTCTTCCCCGGCTGCTCCCGCGGCCCGGACGGGAGGGGGCCGCAGGCGGCGGCGGCTTCTTTCTCGGCGGCGTTGGTGGCCAGACGGGCTGGTGCAGCGACTGCAGCCGACGCCGTTCAAAGGAACGAGAG TCTCTCGCGGCATCGGGAGAGGCGGGACCAACGCCCgagctcaggaggaggaggaggggctaCCGCCGgcgagaggaggaggaggaggcggaggcggtggcggctgGGGGGAGGGGACACGCCGAACAGCAGGAGGGAAGATGGCGTCTGCGCGTGCGCCCAGGCGCCGCAGACATAAAGCCCGGTCTGGCCGAGAAGGAGGCGCCCGGTCTGGCCGAGAAGGAGGCGAGCGCGAGGTCTCCCGACGGAAATTGCCGAAGGCTGGCGGAGGCGCGCcgaggtggtggggtggggaattTCGGCCGCGGGAGCAAATACGATCGGCCT GTGTATCCAAAGAATCTAGGAGCACCATTTTCTACTGA